DNA from Variovorax sp. PBL-H6:
CCATCTTGCTTTGCTGGGCGGTGGTGGGGGCATTGGCGGTGGGTGAGGTCGGGGTGGTAGACAGCGCCGGAGCGGTCTTGGCGGCCGGAGCGGCCTTGTCCTGGGCATGCGCGGCTCCGATGGAAAGACAGGCGGCCATAACGATCAGGGGGAGAAGCTTCTTCATGGTGTGATGTCCTCGGGGTGGGTTGTGAAGGCAGCCCCGGCCGGGGCCGCCCATGCTAACGGCCGCCCCTGACCGGCGGATGACCGTCGCCGCCCAGGTGCCGGGTTTGCCCCCGGTAAAATCCCGCGATGCTATTGGTTAAACAGGCGCTGCTCGCGGCACTCGCGAACACGCTCGAATCCCTCTCCCCCGGCGCCGGCGCGAAGGCCGTCTTCGAATCGCCCAAGGTCGCGGCCCATGGCGACCTCGCCTGCACGGCCGCGATGCAGCTCGCCAAGCCGCTCGGCCGCAAGCCGCGCGAACTCGCCGAGGACATCAGCGCCGCGTTGCGCGCCACGCCCGCCTTCCAGCAATGGGTCGATGCCATCGAGATCGCCGGCCCGGGCTTTCTCAACATCCGCCTCAAGACCGCGGCCAAGCAGCAAGTGGTGCACGAGGTGCTCGCCGCGGGCGAGGCCTTCGGCCGCGCGGCCGGCAAACACGAGAGCAAAGGCGACGGCAACAGCAACGGCGATCGCGTGCTGGTCGAATTCGTCTCCGCCAATCCCACCGGCCCGCTGCATGTGGGCCACGGTCGCCAGGCCGCACTGGGCGATGCCATCTGCAACCTGCTCGCCACCCAGGGCGCGCAGGTGTATCGCGAGTTCTATTACAACGATGCCGGCGTGCAGATCCAGACCCTGGCCACCAGCACCCAGTTGCGCGCGAAGGGCTTCAAGCCGGGCGATCCGCAATGGCCCGAGCAGGCCTACAACGGGGAGTACATCGCCGACATCGCCGACGACTTCAAGGCGAGGAAGACGGTGCGCTCGGACGACCGCGAATACACCGCCAGCGGCGATGTGGAAGACATCGATTCGATCCGCCAGTTCGCAGTGGCCTACCTGCGCCACGAGCAGGACCTGGATCTCAAGGCCTTCCAGGTGCACTTCGACAACTACTACCTCGAGTCCAGCCTCTACACCAGCAGCCGGGTCGAAGCCACGGTGAAGAAGCTGGTCGAGGCCGGCAGGACCTACGAGGAGGACGGCGCGCTGTGGCTGAAGTCGACCGACTACGGCGACGACAAGGACCGCGTGATGCGCAAGGGGGACGGCAGCTACACCTACTTCGTGCCTGACGTCGCCTATCACATCGCCAAGTGGGAGCGCGGCTTCCACAAGGTGGTGAACATCCAGGGTACCGATCACCACGGCACCATCGCGCGCGTGCGGGCCGGTCTGCAGGCGGTGAGCGAATTCGACAAGCTGGGCATACCGCCCGGCTACCCCGACTACGTGCTGCACACCATGGTGCGCGTGATGCGGGGCGGCGAGGAGGTCAAGATCAGCAAGCGGGCCGGCAGCTACGTCACGCTACGCGACCTGATCGAGTGGACCAGCACCGACGCGGTGCGCTTCTTCCTGCTGAGCCGCAAGCCGGACACCGAGTACACCTTCGACATCGACCTGGCGCTGGCGCAGAACAACGACAACCCTGTCTATTACGTGCAGTACGCTCATGCGCGCATCTGCTCGGTGCTGGCGAGCTGGGGAGGGGACGCGGCTGCACTCGCGCAGGCGGAGCTTTCGCCGCTCGAGAGTCCGGCCGCGCAGTCGCTGCTGCTGATGCTGGGGAAGTACCCTGACATGCTGGCCGCCGCGGCCCAAGACTTTGCTCCGCACGACGTGACCTTCTACCTGCGCGAGCTGGCCGCGGCCTACCACAGCTACTACGATGCCGAGCGCATCCTGGTCGACGACGAGCCGGTGAAACTGGCCCGCCTGGCGCTGGTCGCCGCTACCGCGCAGGTGCTGCACAATGGCCTCGCGATTCTCGGCGTGAGCGCGCCGCGCAAGATGTGATTGCTACCCTCACCATGACCAAAAGACGACAACGCGGCAACATCGTCATCGGCCTGATCATCGGGTTGGTGCTGGGCCTCGGCGTGGCACTGGGCATCGCGGTCTACGTGACCAAGGTGCCCATCCCCTTCATGACGAAGACCCAGCGCGGCGGCCCCGAGCAGGACGAGGCCGAGGCCCGCAAGAACCGCGACTGGAATCCCAACGCCCCGTTGGCCGGCAAGGCCGGCGCCGTGCGTCCGCCGGAGCCGCCGGCCGCGCCCGCGCCGCCGCCGCCTTCTGCCGCCGCCGCACCGGGTGCGCCGCAGGCCGCCCCGGCGCCGGTGGTGGTGCCGCCCGCCGCTCAGCAGCAACAGCAACGCGCCGCGCGTGCGCCCGTGCCTGCCGAAGCCAATGCACTGCCGCCGTCGAACGACCCCATCGGCGATCTCGCGCGGTCCCGTTCGGGCGCCGGCACGACGACCGCCGCCGCGCCGCCCAGCAGCAGCGATCCCTTCATGTACTTCGTGCAGGCCGGCGCCTTCCGCACCCCCGACGACGCCGAGACGCAGCGCGCCAGGCTCTCGCTGATGGGCGTGGAAGCACGGGTCACCGAGCGCGAGCAGGCCGGCCGCACCGTCTACCGGGTGCGCGCGGGGCCTTTCAACAAGAAGGAAGATGCCGACCGGCTCAAGGAACGGCTCGACGGCGGCGGCCTCGAATCGGCTTTGGTGCGCGTGCAGCGCTGAGCCTTCGTCTTCTTTTCGCACCCGCGCCGTTCCGGGGAACTCCCGGCGCCGCCGCGGGCTCTGTCAGCCGCACAGGAGAACCTTACACATGAAACGTCGTGACTTTTCGCTGGCCGCCACCTCGCTGGGGCTGCTTCCTCTGATCTCCCCCGCGCACGCGCAAGCGCTGGCGCCCAAGCCAGGCACCGACTACGCAGTGCTCGACAAGCGCGTGCCGGTCGATGCGCCGGCCGGCAAGGTCGAGGTGATCGAGTTCTTCTGGTACAACTGCCCGCACTGCAACGCCTTCGAGCCCGCGCTCGAGAGCTGGATCAAGAAGCTGCCGCCGCACGTGGCCTTCAAGCGCGTCCCGGTCGCGTTCCAGGCCAGCTTCCAGCCGCAGCAAAAGCTCTACTACGCGCTCGAGGCCATGGGCAAGGTGGACGAATACCAGCTGAAGGTGTTCAACGCCATCCACCAGCAGCGCCAGAACCTTTCGGGCGAGCAACAGATCATCGACTGGGCCGCCGCCAACGGCCTCGACAAGGCGAAGTTCACCGAGCAGTACAAGTCCTTCAGCGTCGCCAGCAAGATCCAGCGCGCAAAGCAACTGCAGGACGCCTACCAGGTGGCTGGCGTGCCCTCGCTCGGCATCGCGGGGCGCTGGTATGTGGACGGCGACCTTGCGCGGAGCATGGAGCGCGCCTTGCAGGTCACCGACTACCTGGTCGGCGAAGCGCGCAAGAGCGCCTGAAGCCACTTCTCTCTTCCGTAGCAGGCCCGCCTCGGCGGGCCTTTTCCATCGCCGGCAGGTCCAAGGATGAAAGGCCCCGTCGGGGGCAGCAACCACACGAAGCGAGAGAGCGTCGGTGGCCATTTTTCAGCCGGGTGCTCGAAGTCCGGTCCATGAGGACGCATACAATCGCAGCAAGTTTCGTGCCTTTATGATTTCGTTCCCAATTCCCCCCGCCCTATCAACTTCTGTCGTGCTTTCGTATTCGCCCTGATGCTGGCCGGGCTCGCGCCGCTCGCGCTGGCCGAGAAGGCGGACCGCACGAAACCGATGAACATCGAGGCCGACGCCATGCGCTATGACGACCTCAAGCAGACCAGCGTGTTCACCGGCAACGTCGTGGTGACCAAGGGCACGATCATCATCCGCGGCACCCGCATCGACGTGCGGCAGGACCCCGAGGGCTACCAGTACGGCGTGGTCACCGCGGCGCCCGGCAAGCTGGCCTATTACAAGCAGAAGCGCGACGCCGGCACCGACGAGTGGATCGAAGGCGAGTCGGAGGTGATCGAATACGACAGCCGCGCCGACAACGTCAAATTCATCCGCCGCGCCGTGATGCGCCGGCTCTACGGCGCCACCGTCAACGACGAGAGCAGTGGGCCGCTGATCGTCTACGACCAGAGCAACGACACCTTCACCGTCAACGGCTCCTCGCTGCCACCCAATGCGGGCGTCGCCACGCAGGGCGGGCGGGTGCGTGCCATTCTCACGCCCAAGCCCGCTGCGTCGGCGCCGGGTCCCGGCGCCCGGCCGGCCACAGCCCCTGCCGCGGCACCGGCGAGCGGCAGCGGACTGCGCTCGACCACCACGCTCGGCGGGGAAGAACGCAAGTGAGGGCGGACCCCGATATGGCCGCACATGGCACCGGCAACGCAACGGGCAGCCGCCTCGAGGCGCGCGGCCTGCAGAAGACCTACGGCAGTCGCAAGGTGGTCAAGGACGTCTCGCTCGGCGTCGACAAGGGCGAGGTGGTCGGGCTCCTGGGGCCCAATGGCGCCGGCAAGACCACCTCCTTCTACATGATCGTCGGCCTGGTGCGGGCCGACGCGGGTGAGATCAGCATCGACGGCGTGCCGATCGCGCACATGCCGATCCATCGCCGCTCCCGCATGGGCCTGAGCTACCTGCCGCAGGAGGCCTCGATCTTCCGCAAGCTGACGGTCGAGGAGAACGTGCGCGCGGTGCTCGAGCTGCAGCGCGAGCCGAACGGCGACGGCCGGCCGCTGCCGCTGTCGAAGCAGCGCATCGACGAGCGCCTGAGCGAACTGCTACATGACCTGCGCGTGGACCACCTGCGTGATTCTCCGGCGCTCGCGCTGTCGGGCGGCGAGCGCCGCCGTGTCGAGATTGCGCGCGCTCTGGCCACCCAGCCGCGTTTCATCCTGCTGGACGAGCCCTTTGCCGGCATCGACCCGATCGCGGTGATCGAGATCCAGCGGATCATCAACTTCCTGAAGGAGCGCGGCATCGGCGTGCTCATCACCGACCACAACGTGCGCGAGACGCTGGGCATCTGCGACCACGCCTTCATCATCAGCGACGGGCACGTGCTGGCACAAGGTACGCCCTCGGAGATCGTCGATAACGCCGAAGTGCGACGCGTCTACCTCGGCGAGCACTTCCGGATGTAGGCCTGTCATCCATGAAGCAAGGGCTCTCGCTGCGCGTCTCGCAGCACCTCGCGCTGACACCGCAACTGCAGCAGTCGATCCGGCTTCTGCAGTTGTCCACGCTCGAGCTGAGCCAGGAAGTCGAGCAGATGCTCGACGAGAACCCTTTCCTCGAGCGCACCGCCGACGAGGCGCCGCGCGAGGAGTTCGGGCTCGAATCGGCCGACGCGCCGGTGCGCGAAGATGACCGCCAGGGCGAAGCCGAGGCCGAGTTCGTCGCCGGGCCGGCTGCGGCGCCGGTGGACAGCGCACCAGCCTCTACTGCGGACACCGAGACGGCCAGCCCGGAGGGCGAGCCCGACTGGGAAGGCGACGGCACGGTCGACCTGGCGCCCGACGACAGCGAATGGGGCGGCGACGCGCCCGCGCGCAACAGCGGCACCGGCGATAGCGAGCGCCCCGACGCGACCGAGCTCGCCAGCAGCCAGGAGACGCTGCAATCCTTTCTTCATCGCCAGGCGCTGGCCCTGCGACTCGAGGAGAACGACCGCGCCGCGCTGCGCTTCCTGATCGAGTCGCTCAACGACGACGGCTACCTCGAAGACTCGCTGCCGGCCCTGGCCTCGGGCCTGGCCGGCGACGACAACGAGCAGTTCGACGAGCTGGTTCACCATTTCCAGGTCGCGCTCGGCCTGCTGCAGAGCCTGGAGCCGGTCGGCGTCGGTGCGCGCAGCCTGGCAGAGTGCCTCACCATCCAGCTGCGCGCGCAACAGGGCGAAGACGACGCCGAGGAAGAGAAGCAGGTGCGCAGGACCGCGATCGCGAGTTGCAAGCAGCCGATGGAGCTGCTCGCCAAGCGCGACTTCAAGCGCCTGGCCACGCTCACCCGCAGCAACGAGGAGGAGGTGCGCGCCGCCCTGCAGCTGATCGCGCGGCTGGAGCCGAAGCCCGGGCGCCGCTTCGCCAACGTCGAGCGCAACATCGTCATCCCCGACGTGATCGTCACGCGCATCGGGCAGGGCACCAACGCCAGGTTCCGCGTCACGCTCAACCCCGAGGTGATGCCGCGGCTGCGCGTGCACGACATCTACGCCGGCGCGCTGAAGGCGCACAAGGGCGAGGGCAGCCAGGCGCTCTCGCAACGGCTGCAGGAGGCGCGCTGGTTCATCAAGAACATCCAGCAGCGCTTCGACACCATCCTGCGCGTGTCGAACGCGATCGTGGAGCGGCAGAAGAACTACTTCGTCCACGGCGAGCTCGCCATGCGCCCGCTGGTGCTGCGCGAGATTGCCGACGAATTGGGGTTGCACGAGTCCACCATCAGCCGGGTGACCACCGCCAAGTACATGTCCACGCCCTACGGCACGGTCGAGCTCAAGTACTTCTTCGGCTCGGCGCTGGGCACCGAGACCGGCGGCAACGCCTCCAGCACCGCGGTGCGCGCGCTGATCAAGCAGTTCGTGAGCGCCGAGGACTTGAAAAAGCCGCTGTCGGACAGCCAGGTTTCCGAGATGCTCAAGGAGCAGGGCATCGAATGCGCGCGCCGCACGGTGGCCAAGTACCGCGAGGCGCTGCGCATCGCGCCTGCCAACCTGCGCAAGGCCTTGTAGGAATGCGCGCGCGCTCAAGCCGCTGGCCGCACTGGATGCGCCTGGGCTTGGCAGGGGTGGCGGTGTTCTTGCTGGCCAGCGGCTGCGCCATGCTGCCGCCCGAGTTCGAGCGCACGCCGTCCAAGGCAGTGCCGCTGTCCGCAGACACCGCGCTCGGCCGCATCGCGAAAGGCTCCCAGCCCGACCCTGACCTGAGCGGCTTCCGCCTGATGCCGGGCGGCGATTTCGCGCTCGACACCCGGCTCGAGCTGGCACGCCGGGCCCAGCGCACGCTGGACGTGCAGTACTACCAGATCCACAACGACGAGACCGGCCGCTACCTGCTGCGCACCCTGCGCGACGCCGCCTTGCGCGGCGTGCGCGTGCGCCTGCTGATGGACGACCTCTACACCTCGGGCGAGGACGAGCTGCTGCTCGCCCTCGCCGCCACGCCCAACCTCGAGCTGCGCCTGTTCAATCCCTTCCCCGCCGGGCGCGGCAGCATGCTAGGACGCTTTTCGGCCTCGCTGCTCGACTTCAGCCGCGTCAACCGGCGCATGCA
Protein-coding regions in this window:
- the argS gene encoding arginine--tRNA ligase, yielding MLLVKQALLAALANTLESLSPGAGAKAVFESPKVAAHGDLACTAAMQLAKPLGRKPRELAEDISAALRATPAFQQWVDAIEIAGPGFLNIRLKTAAKQQVVHEVLAAGEAFGRAAGKHESKGDGNSNGDRVLVEFVSANPTGPLHVGHGRQAALGDAICNLLATQGAQVYREFYYNDAGVQIQTLATSTQLRAKGFKPGDPQWPEQAYNGEYIADIADDFKARKTVRSDDREYTASGDVEDIDSIRQFAVAYLRHEQDLDLKAFQVHFDNYYLESSLYTSSRVEATVKKLVEAGRTYEEDGALWLKSTDYGDDKDRVMRKGDGSYTYFVPDVAYHIAKWERGFHKVVNIQGTDHHGTIARVRAGLQAVSEFDKLGIPPGYPDYVLHTMVRVMRGGEEVKISKRAGSYVTLRDLIEWTSTDAVRFFLLSRKPDTEYTFDIDLALAQNNDNPVYYVQYAHARICSVLASWGGDAAALAQAELSPLESPAAQSLLLMLGKYPDMLAAAAQDFAPHDVTFYLRELAAAYHSYYDAERILVDDEPVKLARLALVAATAQVLHNGLAILGVSAPRKM
- a CDS encoding SPOR domain-containing protein — protein: MTKRRQRGNIVIGLIIGLVLGLGVALGIAVYVTKVPIPFMTKTQRGGPEQDEAEARKNRDWNPNAPLAGKAGAVRPPEPPAAPAPPPPSAAAAPGAPQAAPAPVVVPPAAQQQQQRAARAPVPAEANALPPSNDPIGDLARSRSGAGTTTAAAPPSSSDPFMYFVQAGAFRTPDDAETQRARLSLMGVEARVTEREQAGRTVYRVRAGPFNKKEDADRLKERLDGGGLESALVRVQR
- a CDS encoding thiol:disulfide interchange protein DsbA/DsbL; this encodes MKRRDFSLAATSLGLLPLISPAHAQALAPKPGTDYAVLDKRVPVDAPAGKVEVIEFFWYNCPHCNAFEPALESWIKKLPPHVAFKRVPVAFQASFQPQQKLYYALEAMGKVDEYQLKVFNAIHQQRQNLSGEQQIIDWAAANGLDKAKFTEQYKSFSVASKIQRAKQLQDAYQVAGVPSLGIAGRWYVDGDLARSMERALQVTDYLVGEARKSA
- the lptA gene encoding lipopolysaccharide transport periplasmic protein LptA, with the translated sequence MLAGLAPLALAEKADRTKPMNIEADAMRYDDLKQTSVFTGNVVVTKGTIIIRGTRIDVRQDPEGYQYGVVTAAPGKLAYYKQKRDAGTDEWIEGESEVIEYDSRADNVKFIRRAVMRRLYGATVNDESSGPLIVYDQSNDTFTVNGSSLPPNAGVATQGGRVRAILTPKPAASAPGPGARPATAPAAAPASGSGLRSTTTLGGEERK
- the lptB gene encoding LPS export ABC transporter ATP-binding protein codes for the protein MAAHGTGNATGSRLEARGLQKTYGSRKVVKDVSLGVDKGEVVGLLGPNGAGKTTSFYMIVGLVRADAGEISIDGVPIAHMPIHRRSRMGLSYLPQEASIFRKLTVEENVRAVLELQREPNGDGRPLPLSKQRIDERLSELLHDLRVDHLRDSPALALSGGERRRVEIARALATQPRFILLDEPFAGIDPIAVIEIQRIINFLKERGIGVLITDHNVRETLGICDHAFIISDGHVLAQGTPSEIVDNAEVRRVYLGEHFRM
- a CDS encoding RNA polymerase factor sigma-54, which encodes MKQGLSLRVSQHLALTPQLQQSIRLLQLSTLELSQEVEQMLDENPFLERTADEAPREEFGLESADAPVREDDRQGEAEAEFVAGPAAAPVDSAPASTADTETASPEGEPDWEGDGTVDLAPDDSEWGGDAPARNSGTGDSERPDATELASSQETLQSFLHRQALALRLEENDRAALRFLIESLNDDGYLEDSLPALASGLAGDDNEQFDELVHHFQVALGLLQSLEPVGVGARSLAECLTIQLRAQQGEDDAEEEKQVRRTAIASCKQPMELLAKRDFKRLATLTRSNEEEVRAALQLIARLEPKPGRRFANVERNIVIPDVIVTRIGQGTNARFRVTLNPEVMPRLRVHDIYAGALKAHKGEGSQALSQRLQEARWFIKNIQQRFDTILRVSNAIVERQKNYFVHGELAMRPLVLREIADELGLHESTISRVTTAKYMSTPYGTVELKYFFGSALGTETGGNASSTAVRALIKQFVSAEDLKKPLSDSQVSEMLKEQGIECARRTVAKYREALRIAPANLRKAL